The following proteins are co-located in the Apium graveolens cultivar Ventura chromosome 5, ASM990537v1, whole genome shotgun sequence genome:
- the LOC141660406 gene encoding LOW QUALITY PROTEIN: dimethylnonatriene synthase-like (The sequence of the model RefSeq protein was modified relative to this genomic sequence to represent the inferred CDS: inserted 2 bases in 1 codon) — translation MAPSFLLAGEKEIVTVKEFQEMLEEYDSVTGVINIGDWIPWINFLDLQGYIKRMKALRKKFDRFYDHVLQEHRARRDIEKYNFVXQGLVDFMLQLAHDQDSEFKPNPDQIKGLTHDLITGGTDTSALTIEWALSELLQNPETIKKAAEEINQVIGTDRWVEEKDLPQLSYLESIVKETMRLHPVASILPPHFALETCEVAGYNIHKGTTVFINIWSIGRDKTLWDDAEKFCPERFLRNKIYVKGQHFELLPFGSGRRMCPGYNLGLKVVTSILGNLLHGFNWKLPDNMKNEDLSMDEVYGLGTIRKYPLVAVVEPRLLLHLY, via the exons GTGAGAAAGAAATTGTGACGGTTAAAGAATTTCAAGAAATGCTTGAAGAGTATGACTCTGTCACTGGTGTCATTAATATCGGAGATTGGATACCTTGGATTAACTTCCTTGATCTGCAAGGTTACATTAAGAGAATGAAGGCTTTGAGAAAGAAATTTGATAGGTTTTATGATCACGTTCTTCAAGAGCATAGGGCCAGGAGAGATAtagaaaaatataattttgt gcAAGGCCTTGTGGACTTTATGTTGCAGTTGGCTCATGATCAGGATTCTGAATTTAAACCTAATCCTGATCAAATCAAGGGTCTTACACAT GACTTGATAACTGGTGGAACAGACACTTCAGCCCTTACAATTGAATGGGCTCTGTCAGAGCTATTACAAAACCCAGAAACCATCAAGAAGGCGGCGGAAGAGATTAATCAAGTAATAGGGACGGACAGATGGGTGGAAGAGAAAGATCTACCGCAACTTTCGTATTTAGAAAGTATCGTAAAGGAGACTATGAGATTACATCCTGTAGCTTCAATTCTTCCACCACATTTTGCACTTGAAACTTGTGAAGTAGCCGGATACAACATCCATAAAGGAACCACGGTCTTTATAAACATATGGAGTATTGGGAGGGACAAAACACTGTGGGATGATGCGGAGAAGTTCTGCCCTGAAAGATTTTTAAGGAACAAGATAT ACGTGAAAGGGCAACATTTTGAACTATTACCATTCGGCTCAGGAAGGAGGATGTGCCCTGGTTATAATCTTGGCCTAAAAGTTGTTACTTCTATATTGGGAAATTTATTGCATGGGTTCAACTGGAAGTTGCCTGATAATATGAAGAACGAAGATCTAAGTATGGATGAAGTTTATGGACTTGGTACGATTCGGAAGTACCCACTTGTTGCAGTTGTGGAACCTCGACTACTACTTCATCTTTACTAG
- the LOC141724539 gene encoding serine/threonine-protein kinase RIPK-like translates to MTVKKKITWQSLFPSCGKIIDSSESSSKTDDHDNSKKKKVMVKENSFQRFFISDISSSATLSSEDLSNSLVGSNLHAFTLVELKLITHGYSSSSFIGEGGFGPVYKGFVDDKLRPGLKAQPVAVKLLDLDGSQGHKEWLTEVIFLGQLRHPHLVKLIGYCCEDEHRVLIYEYMPRGSLENQLFRRYAVSLPWSTRMKILLGAAKGLAFLHEAQNPVIYRDFKASNILLDSDYTAKLSDFGLAKDGPQGDETHVSTRIMGTHGYAAPEYIMTGHLTAASDVYSFGVVLLELLTGRRAVDKSRPNREQSLVDWAKSSLKEPRRLGRIMDPKLEGQYSEVGAQKAAALAYQCLSYKAKLRPTMRAVVETLEKLQNFDVVPFVYTVPKDITIHKESAEQKGLRSPLRSPRQKHQDHHLHQPHRQWTRSPKSPTIHKERTLDKTLNNGFRSPLRHGI, encoded by the exons atGACAGTGAAGAAGAAGATCACATGGCAATCTTTGTTCCCAAGTTGCGGTAAGATTATCGACAGCTCTGAATCATCGTCCAAGACGGATGATCATGATAACTCTAAGAAGAAAAAAGTTATGGTTAAAGAAAATTCATTTCAAAGGTTTTTCATATCGGATATAAGCTCCTCAGCGACTCTTTCTTCGGAAGATCTCTCGAATTCATTAGTTGGATCGAACCTGCATGCTTTTACGCTTGTGGAGCTGAAACTGATAACGCATGGCTATTCGTCGTCTAGTTTTATTGGTGAAGGAGGATTCGGACCGGTTTATAAAGGATTTGTTGATGATAAGCTTAGGCCAGGTTTGAAAGCTCAGCCTGTTGCTGTTAAGCTTCTTGATTTAGATGGCTCCCAAGGCCATAAGGAGTGGCTG ACGGAAGTGATATTTCTGGGACAACTGAGGCATCCACATTTAGTGAAGTTGATCGGGTATTGCTGTGAAGATGAACACAGGGTGCTGATATACGAATATATGCCGAGAGGGAGCTTGGAAAACCAACTCTTTAGAA GATACGCGGTGTCACTTCCGTGGTCAACAAGAATGAAGATACTTCTTGGGGCCGCCAAAGGTCTTGCTTTCCTCCATGAAGCCCAAAATCCTGTTATTTACCGCGATTTTAAAGCTTCCAATATTTTGCTAGACTCG GATTACACAGCTAAGCTCTCTGATTTTGGATTAGCAAAGGATGGTCCACAAGGAGATGAAACCCATGTTTCGACACGAATTATGGGAACACATGGTTATGCTGCTCCTGAATACATCATGACTG GTCACCTGACAGCAGCAAGTGATGTCTATAGCTTTGGGGTGGTACTATTGGAACTACTAACAGGGAGAAGGGCAGTGGACAAAAGCCGGCCTAATAGAGAACAAAGCTTGGTAGATTGGGCAAAATCTTCATTAAAAGAACCTAGGAGGCTTGGTCGGATAATGGACCCAAAACTCGAAGGACAATACTCTGAGGTTGGTGCCCAGAAAGCAGCTGCATTAGCCTATCAGTGCCTTAGCTATAAGGCAAAGTTGAGACCAACAATGAGGGCTGTGGTGGAAACCCTTGAGAAACTACAGAATTTTGATGTCGTTCCATTTGTGTATACTGTGCCTAAGGACATTACTATACACAAGGAAAGTGCAGAACAAAAAGGACTGAGAAGCCCCCTGAGAAGCCCAAGGCAAAAGCATcaagatcatcatcttcatcagccACATAGGCAGTGGACTCGATCACCAAAATCTCCGACCATTCACAAAGAAAGAACTCTAGACAAAACTCTGAATAATGGGTTCCGTAGTCCATTGAGACATGGAATATGA